AGAAATGGTAATGCCAGGAGATAACGTAAACTTAAAAGTTGAATTAATATCTCCTATCGCAATGGATGAAGGCTTAAGATTTGCTATTCGTGAAGGTGGTCGCACTGTTGGTGCTGGCGTTGTTGCTAAAATTTTAAAATAGCAATATTTATAACCATAAAAACTACCTAAGCTGACCTAAAAATTAGCTAAG
This portion of the Rickettsiales bacterium genome encodes:
- the tuf gene encoding elongation factor Tu (EF-Tu; promotes GTP-dependent binding of aminoacyl-tRNA to the A-site of ribosomes during protein biosynthesis; when the tRNA anticodon matches the mRNA codon, GTP hydrolysis results; the inactive EF-Tu-GDP leaves the ribosome and release of GDP is promoted by elongation factor Ts; many prokaryotes have two copies of the gene encoding EF-Tu), which encodes EMVMPGDNVNLKVELISPIAMDEGLRFAIREGGRTVGAGVVAKILK